One genomic window of Sphingomonas ginsengisoli An et al. 2013 includes the following:
- a CDS encoding N-acetylmuramoyl-L-alanine amidase family protein: protein MWGRRAGTIALALLAGCTRHDAGGDVVGGDAGGSLTLSLPDPLTDVTVTEARVPGRPLVVIDAGHGGRDPGASGVTSGIKEKEMTLAVARELRDRLAKDGRVRIALTRADDRTLALDQRSDIARRLGAALFVSLHADSSSEPNARGATVYSLSEVASDADAERLAAQQDGAAGAIGPASGGARALLADLAMRDTMSASADFAMRLVGQAKGTLTLRPEPHRFAAFRVLRRAEAPAVLVEVGYLSNGADEAMLRDPAQRARIVATLARAIETELAVRATGR from the coding sequence ATGTGGGGGCGCAGAGCTGGAACGATCGCGCTGGCGCTGCTGGCGGGCTGCACGCGGCACGACGCGGGCGGCGACGTCGTTGGCGGGGACGCCGGGGGCAGCCTGACGCTAAGCCTGCCCGACCCACTGACCGACGTCACGGTGACCGAGGCGCGGGTCCCGGGGCGGCCGCTGGTGGTGATCGACGCCGGGCATGGCGGGCGCGATCCCGGGGCGTCGGGCGTGACCAGCGGGATCAAGGAAAAGGAAATGACGCTGGCGGTGGCGCGCGAGCTGCGCGACCGGCTGGCGAAGGACGGGCGAGTCCGGATCGCGCTAACCCGCGCCGACGACCGCACGCTCGCGCTCGACCAGCGCTCGGACATCGCGCGGCGGCTGGGGGCGGCACTGTTCGTCTCGCTCCACGCCGACAGCTCGAGCGAGCCCAATGCGCGCGGCGCGACCGTCTATTCGCTGTCGGAAGTCGCCTCGGATGCCGACGCCGAGCGGCTGGCGGCGCAGCAGGACGGCGCGGCCGGCGCGATCGGCCCGGCCAGCGGCGGGGCGCGGGCACTGCTCGCCGACCTCGCCATGCGCGACACGATGAGCGCGTCGGCCGATTTCGCGATGCGGCTGGTCGGGCAGGCCAAGGGCACGCTGACGCTGCGCCCCGAGCCGCACCGCTTCGCCGCCTTCCGCGTGCTGCGCCGGGCCGAGGCGCCGGCGGTGCTGGTCGAGGTCGGCTATCTGTCGAACGGCGCGGACGAAGCGATGCTGCGTGATCCCGCCCAGCGAGCGCGGATCGTCGCCACCCTGGCGCGCGCGATCGAGACGGAGCTGGCGGTCCGGGCGACGGGCCGCTGA